A single Limanda limanda chromosome 19, fLimLim1.1, whole genome shotgun sequence DNA region contains:
- the rnmt gene encoding mRNA cap guanine-N7 methyltransferase: MDLQTTETVKGGGEEEERGRKRRPEEEEDKEETSSSRKQVDHSVKVASHYNRLQEVGLAARSQSRIFFMRNFNNWLKSVLIGEILEQVRGAGSRQVSVLDLGCGKGGDLLKWRRGGINHLVCADIAGVSVEQCQSRYEEMKRKSHINEKIFSAQFITADCSKEVLSEKLDDPKLMFDICSCQFVYHYSFESEQKANVMLRNACERLKPGGYFIGTTPDAFELVKRLEASDALAFGNEVFKVSFQSKGSYPMFGCQYHFSLEDVVDVPEFLVYFPLLEHMAKRYNMRLVLKQRFSEFAEEKVKKEHHRSLMMKMMALEPFPCEDGGRPATDTKGEYSHAKEHCGSTGVKLPLGTLSRSEWEATSIYLVFVFQKMS, translated from the exons ATGGATCTTCAGACAACAGAAACTGTGAaggggggaggagaagaggaggagagagggaggaagaggaggcctgaggaagaggaggacaaggaggagacCTCCTCCAGCAGGAAGCAG GTCGACCACAGCGTGAAGGTGGCGAGTCACTACAACCGcctacaggaagtgggtctggCGGCGAGGAGCCAGAGCAGAATCTTCTTCATGAGGAACTTCAACAACTGGCTGAAGAGCGTCCTGATCG GTGAGATCCTGGAGCAGGTGCGGGGGGCGGGGTCTCGGCAGGTGTCTGTGTTGGACCTGGGCTGTGGGAAAGGAGGAGACCTTCtgaagtggaggagaggaggaatcaACCACCTGGTCTGTGCAG atatAGCCGGAGTGTCTGTGGAGCAATGTCAGAGTCGTtatgaggagatgaagaggaaaagtCACATTAACGAGAAAATCTTCAGCGCTCAGTTCATCACTGCCGACTGTTCCAAG GAGGTTCTGTCAGAGAAGCTGGACGACCCGAAGCTGATGTTTGACATCTGCAGCTGTCAGTTTGTGTATCATTACTCGTTTGAGAGCGAACAGAAGGCGAACGTGATGCTGAGAAACGCCTGCGAGCGCCTGAAGCCCGGGGGTTACTTCATCGGAACCACGCCAGATGCCTTTGAACTTGT TAAACGTTTGGAGGCGTCGGACGCTCTGGCGTTTGGGAACGAGGTTTTTAAAGTCTCGTTTCAGTCCAAAGGTTCCTACCCGATGTTCGGCTGTCAGTATCACTTCAGCCTCGAGGACGTGGTCGACGTTCCAGAGTTCCTCGTCTACTTTCCTCTTCTGGAGCA CATGGCCAAACGCTACAACATGCGTCTGGTGCTGAAGCAGAGGTTCTCTGAGTTTGCtgaggagaaggtgaagaaggagcATCACCGCAGCCTGATGATGAAAATGATGGCGCTGGAG cCGTTTCCCTGTGAGGACGGAGGTCGACCGGCTACAGACACCAAAGGAGAGTACAGCCATGCTAAAGAGCACTGCGGCAGCACGGGAGTCAAACTACCACTG gGAACTCTGAGCCGATCGGAGTGGGAAGCAACCA GTATCTACCTGGTGTTCGTCTTCCAGAAGATGTCCTGA
- the LOC133025657 gene encoding uncharacterized protein LOC133025657, translated as MFHRCVFLLLVTLFAVSLAKPVPESDSGEADPSPTLAADLSSDEPEVDEDNSDDDKDKTSEDDSTEEEEESKEPSTEEEDDAEVTAEDPDEPSEEVTEEATEEASEEPSKEDTEEATEEPSEEATGGAAEEASEEPEVESAEAGSEEPSDEPDVESAEEGSEEPSEEPSEEPSEEPSEDTSDGSQEVSEEDENAAEASEVAVEDDDSEEAETATAAPEESA; from the exons ATGTTCCACCG gtgtGTTTTCCTGTTGCTCGTCACCCTCTTCGCCGTCTCTCTGGCTAAACCAGTCCCAG AGTCAGACTCAGGAGAAGCTGATCCATCTCCAACTCTCGCTGCTGACCTCAGTTCTGACG AGCCTGAAGTGGACGAAGATAACTCTGACGACGATAAAGATAAGACATCTGAAGATGACTctacagaggaggaagaggagagcaagGAACCAAgcacagaagaggaagatgacgCTGAGGTGACTGCTGAGGACCCTGACGAGCCTTCTGAGGAGGTTACTGAGGAGGCTACTGAGGAGGCTTCTGAGGAGCCTTCTAAGGAGGATACTGAGGAGGCTACTGAGGAGCCTTCTGAGGAGGCTACTGGCGGGGCTGCTGAGGAGGCATCTGAGGAGCCTGAAGTCGAGTCTGCTGAGGCGGGTTCTGAGGAGCCTTCTGACGAGCCTGATGTCGAGTCTGCTGAGGAGGGTTCTGAGGAGCCCTCTGAGGAGCCTTCTGAGGAGCCTTCTGAGGAGCCTTCTGAGGACACCAGTGATGGTTCTCAAGAGGTTTCTGAGGAAGACGAGAATGCTGCAGAGGCTTCTGAAG tTGCAGTGGAAGATGATGACTCAGAGGAAGCTGAAACCGCCACCGCAGCACCAGAGG AGTCTGCCTAG